A genomic region of Rhodomicrobium lacus contains the following coding sequences:
- a CDS encoding F0F1 ATP synthase subunit C → MDPAAAKLIGAGLACSALIGAGVGIGSIFGNFLQGALRNPSAAPGQFPNLLLGFALAEATGLFGLVVALILLFVF, encoded by the coding sequence ATGGATCCAGCAGCAGCCAAGCTCATCGGCGCGGGCCTCGCCTGCTCGGCCCTGATCGGCGCCGGCGTCGGCATCGGCAGCATCTTCGGCAACTTCCTTCAGGGCGCGCTGCGCAATCCGTCCGCCGCTCCGGGCCAGTTCCCGAACCTGCTCCTCGGCTTTGCGCTGGCCGAAGCGACGGGTCTGTTCGGCCTTGTGGTCGCCCTTATCCTTCTGTTCGTGTTCTAA
- a CDS encoding F0F1 ATP synthase subunit A: MHQFVINRYTPIELFGYDASFTNASLWMVMATTLVTAFLVYSTVGARLVPGRLQSLGEISYEFVANMVRQNAGTSGMPYFPIIFTLFMFILSLNLLGMIPIPGLGQFTVTSHIIVTFALAAFVFLGVTLIGIFKHGFGFLKLFVPSGVPIALLPLISVIEIISYFTRPVSLSVRLFANMMAGHTMLAVFGSFVVGLGVNVGLAAGGVPLIFMVLLMGLEILIAFLQAYVFAVLSCIYLSDALHAGSH; encoded by the coding sequence ATGCACCAGTTCGTCATCAACCGCTACACGCCGATTGAGCTGTTCGGCTACGACGCGTCGTTCACGAATGCGTCGCTGTGGATGGTGATGGCGACAACGCTCGTGACGGCGTTTCTCGTGTACAGCACCGTCGGTGCTAGGCTTGTGCCGGGGCGGCTGCAATCGCTCGGCGAAATTTCGTACGAGTTCGTGGCGAACATGGTCCGCCAGAACGCCGGGACGTCGGGGATGCCTTATTTCCCGATCATCTTCACCCTCTTCATGTTCATCCTTTCGCTGAACCTGCTCGGGATGATTCCGATTCCCGGCCTCGGACAGTTCACGGTGACGAGCCATATCATCGTCACCTTCGCGCTCGCGGCGTTCGTGTTCCTCGGCGTCACGCTCATCGGCATCTTCAAGCACGGCTTCGGCTTCCTGAAACTGTTCGTGCCTTCCGGTGTGCCGATCGCGCTTCTGCCCCTGATTTCGGTGATCGAGATCATTTCCTACTTCACCCGCCCCGTCAGCCTCTCGGTTCGTCTTTTCGCGAACATGATGGCCGGTCATACCATGCTCGCCGTGTTCGGCAGCTTCGTGGTCGGTCTCGGCGTGAATGTCGGACTCGCCGCCGGCGGCGTGCCCCTCATCTTCATGGTCCTTCTCATGGGCCTCGAAATCCTGATTGCGTTCCTGCAGGCCTACGTCTTCGCGGTGCTGTCCTGCATCTACCTCAGCGACGCGCTCCACGCGGGTTCGCACTGA
- a CDS encoding AtpZ/AtpI family protein: MNPSGDGDQGDRKGLPETSESLRERLRELERKLDPEGNKREGMSDSELEKRSSLLGKAFKISTEMVAGVFVGGFIGWALDQWLDTRFFIVVFLFLGIAAGFLNVIREARRMGDK, from the coding sequence ATGAATCCCTCCGGCGACGGCGATCAGGGCGACCGAAAAGGTTTGCCCGAGACAAGCGAAAGCTTGCGAGAGCGGCTGAGGGAGCTGGAACGAAAGCTCGATCCGGAGGGCAATAAGCGCGAAGGCATGTCCGACAGCGAACTGGAAAAACGCAGTTCCCTGCTCGGGAAAGCGTTCAAGATCTCCACCGAGATGGTGGCAGGTGTGTTCGTGGGGGGCTTTATCGGCTGGGCCTTGGATCAGTGGCTTGACACCCGCTTCTTTATAGTGGTGTTCCTGTTTCTCGGCATCGCCGCCGGGTTCCTGAACGTGATCCGCGAGGCCCGGAGGATGGGTGACAAGTAG
- a CDS encoding glutathione S-transferase N-terminal domain-containing protein, translating to MIELYYWPTPNGHKITLFLEETGLPYEIKPINIGAGDQFKPEFLAFSPNNRMPAIIDREPKDGGEPVTVFESGAILLYLAEKTGKFLPADVRGRFDVLQWLFWQMGGLGPMAGQNHHFVQYAPERIPYAMDRYVKETNRLYGVLDRRLADREFIAGDYSIADMASYPWIVPHKKQQQNLDDFPHLKRWFDAIRARPATVRAYEKGAAISNTSVMTEEGKKILFGQTAGVVKR from the coding sequence ATGATCGAGCTTTATTACTGGCCGACGCCGAATGGGCACAAAATTACCCTGTTTCTGGAAGAAACGGGGCTCCCCTATGAAATAAAGCCGATCAACATCGGCGCGGGCGACCAGTTCAAGCCCGAGTTTCTCGCGTTTTCACCCAACAACCGCATGCCCGCGATCATCGACCGCGAGCCGAAGGACGGCGGCGAGCCGGTCACGGTCTTCGAATCGGGCGCGATCCTGCTTTATCTCGCGGAGAAGACCGGCAAGTTTCTGCCCGCCGATGTGCGCGGGCGCTTCGACGTACTGCAATGGCTGTTCTGGCAGATGGGCGGACTTGGACCGATGGCGGGGCAGAACCATCACTTTGTGCAGTACGCGCCGGAGCGCATTCCTTACGCGATGGATCGCTATGTGAAGGAGACGAACCGGCTCTACGGTGTGCTCGACAGGCGGCTCGCCGACCGCGAGTTCATCGCGGGCGATTATTCCATCGCCGACATGGCGAGCTATCCCTGGATCGTGCCCCACAAGAAGCAGCAGCAGAACCTCGACGATTTCCCGCATCTGAAGCGCTGGTTCGATGCGATCCGCGCGCGGCCCGCCACGGTGCGCGCCTATGAGAAGGGCGCGGCCATCAGCAACACGTCGGTCATGACGGAGGAGGGCAAGAAAATCCTCTTCGGCCAGACGGCCGGGGTGGTGAAGCGGTAG
- a CDS encoding MBL fold metallo-hydrolase gives MTNPNHKTPSFSREMAFEYGKLELIAPGVRRIVCENPGPFTFRGTNLYVVGEGDVAAIDPGPAGERQIDLLLDALGQSGERVAHIILTHCHADHSGAATALKARTGAPTYGFARNADDPVIGKRGPSGGDFVIPVTFDVPLRHGDAVRDASFELRAIHTPGHAPDHLCFHLAEGNILFSGDTVMGWNTSVVAPPEGNMGDYLRSLDMLIGRNDAVYFPAHGGPVHEPQRFVKALVFHRRWRELEVLEALRAGATNIGDMVPRIYAGLEPALVPAAALSVFATLEHLVEKQMVATTRPGALDMRQEFALL, from the coding sequence TTGACGAACCCCAACCACAAGACGCCGTCCTTCTCGCGAGAAATGGCATTTGAGTACGGGAAGCTGGAACTGATCGCGCCCGGCGTGCGGCGCATCGTGTGCGAGAATCCGGGGCCGTTCACGTTCAGGGGTACGAATCTTTATGTGGTGGGCGAGGGCGATGTCGCCGCCATCGATCCGGGGCCGGCGGGCGAGCGGCAGATCGACCTGCTTCTCGACGCGCTCGGTCAGAGCGGCGAGCGGGTGGCCCATATTATTCTTACGCATTGCCACGCAGATCATAGCGGTGCGGCAACGGCGCTGAAGGCGCGCACGGGCGCGCCGACTTATGGTTTCGCGCGCAACGCCGACGATCCGGTCATCGGCAAGCGTGGGCCGTCCGGCGGCGATTTCGTCATCCCCGTGACGTTCGATGTGCCGCTCCGCCATGGCGATGCGGTACGCGATGCAAGCTTCGAACTTCGCGCGATCCACACGCCGGGGCACGCGCCCGATCACCTCTGCTTCCACCTCGCGGAAGGCAACATCCTTTTTTCGGGCGATACGGTGATGGGCTGGAATACGAGCGTCGTCGCCCCGCCGGAAGGCAACATGGGAGATTATCTCAGGTCGCTCGACATGCTGATCGGGCGAAACGATGCGGTATATTTTCCCGCCCATGGGGGGCCGGTCCACGAGCCGCAGCGCTTCGTCAAGGCGCTTGTCTTCCATCGCCGTTGGCGCGAGCTTGAAGTGCTCGAAGCGCTGCGGGCGGGTGCCACGAACATCGGCGACATGGTCCCTCGCATTTACGCTGGCCTGGAGCCCGCACTCGTTCCCGCCGCCGCGCTTTCGGTGTTCGCGACGCTTGAACATCTGGTCGAGAAACAGATGGTTGCGACGACGAGGCCGGGCGCGCTCGATATGAGGCAGGAGTTCGCGCTTCTCTGA
- the obgE gene encoding GTPase ObgE, which yields MRFLDQAKVYIRSGDGGSGCLSFRREKFIEFGGPDGGDGGRGGNVYVECVTNLNTLIDFRYQQHFKAGNGRPGEGANRHGAGGSDAVLRVPPGTQVFAEDNETLIADLTTPGQRALIAAGGNGGFGNAHFKSSTNRAPRRINPGQQGAEMTIWLRLKLIADAGIVGLPNAGKSTFLAAVSAAKPKIADYPFTTLHPNLGVVKAGDTDFVLADIPGLIEGAHEGAGIGDRFLGHVERCRVLLHLVDVTEPDVAAAYRTIRGELKAYGAGLGRKREIVALSKCDAVTPEVAAEKAAALKAVARKNPLLISGVSGAGVRDALLRLAKVIREPGREEKPAPAEWQPEL from the coding sequence ATGCGATTTCTTGATCAGGCAAAAGTTTACATTCGTTCCGGGGATGGAGGCAGTGGCTGCCTCTCTTTCCGGCGCGAGAAGTTCATCGAGTTCGGTGGCCCCGATGGCGGCGACGGCGGACGCGGCGGCAATGTTTATGTCGAATGCGTCACGAACCTCAACACGCTCATCGATTTCCGCTATCAGCAGCACTTCAAGGCCGGCAATGGCCGCCCCGGCGAGGGCGCGAATCGCCACGGCGCGGGCGGCTCCGACGCCGTTCTTCGGGTTCCGCCCGGCACGCAGGTCTTCGCCGAAGATAACGAGACGCTGATCGCAGACCTTACCACACCCGGCCAGCGCGCGCTCATTGCGGCCGGCGGCAATGGCGGTTTCGGCAACGCACACTTCAAGTCATCGACCAATCGCGCCCCCCGGCGGATCAACCCCGGCCAGCAGGGCGCGGAGATGACGATCTGGCTCCGGCTGAAACTGATCGCCGATGCGGGCATCGTCGGATTGCCGAATGCCGGCAAGTCCACCTTCCTGGCCGCCGTCAGCGCGGCAAAGCCCAAGATCGCCGATTATCCCTTCACGACGCTTCATCCGAACCTCGGCGTCGTCAAGGCGGGCGACACCGATTTCGTGCTCGCCGATATCCCCGGCCTGATCGAAGGGGCGCATGAAGGCGCGGGCATCGGCGACCGCTTCCTCGGTCACGTCGAGCGCTGCCGCGTTCTCCTGCACCTCGTCGACGTGACAGAACCCGACGTCGCGGCGGCCTATCGCACGATCCGTGGGGAGTTGAAGGCTTACGGGGCGGGGCTTGGCCGCAAACGCGAGATCGTCGCGCTTTCGAAATGCGACGCGGTTACGCCGGAGGTCGCCGCCGAGAAGGCGGCCGCGCTCAAGGCCGTCGCGCGGAAGAACCCGCTGCTCATTTCAGGCGTGTCGGGCGCGGGCGTGCGTGACGCGCTGTTGCGCCTTGCAAAGGTCATCCGTGAGCCCGGCCGCGAAGAAAAGCCCGCCCCCGCCGAATGGCAACCGGAGCTTTAG
- the atpF gene encoding F0F1 ATP synthase subunit B produces the protein MLMDPEVWVAIAFVLFICLILYYNVPGLALKALDQRSDAIARELEEARKLRAEAETLLADYKSRAANAEIEAQEIIAQAEREAAAYATEARASFDELITRRLSVAEQKIKLEEEKARKQIRAQAAELAVSAAEQLLQHKVTGKIADDTITASLDRIKKRLH, from the coding sequence ATGTTGATGGATCCTGAAGTCTGGGTTGCCATTGCCTTCGTCCTCTTCATTTGCCTCATCCTGTACTACAACGTGCCCGGCCTGGCTCTGAAGGCGCTCGACCAGCGTTCCGACGCGATCGCTCGTGAGCTGGAAGAAGCCCGGAAACTTCGCGCCGAGGCAGAGACGCTTCTGGCCGATTACAAGAGCCGCGCGGCAAACGCGGAGATCGAAGCTCAGGAGATCATCGCGCAGGCGGAGCGGGAAGCCGCGGCCTACGCCACGGAAGCCCGCGCTTCTTTCGACGAGCTGATCACACGTCGGCTCTCGGTTGCCGAACAGAAGATCAAGCTCGAAGAGGAAAAAGCTCGCAAGCAGATCCGCGCGCAAGCGGCAGAGCTTGCCGTTTCGGCGGCCGAGCAGCTTCTCCAGCACAAGGTGACGGGCAAGATCGCCGACGATACGATCACGGCCAGTCTCGACCGCATCAAGAAGCGTCTTCACTAG
- a CDS encoding DUF1810 domain-containing protein — protein sequence MTGKSPVTFDLRRFVDAQEHSYARAVAELRQGLKLTHWMWYIFPQLRGLGRSPMASRYGIASLDEARAYLCDKVLGSRLVACTQLVLDAGKPVNAILPSPDDLKFRSSMTLFGKAASSGEPIFAEAIDTLCDGEPDAATLRLLGNA from the coding sequence ATGACAGGAAAAAGCCCCGTAACGTTCGATTTGCGGCGATTCGTCGACGCACAGGAGCATTCTTACGCCCGCGCGGTGGCGGAGTTGCGGCAAGGGCTGAAACTCACACACTGGATGTGGTACATTTTTCCGCAATTGCGCGGGCTCGGACGCAGTCCGATGGCGTCGCGATACGGCATCGCATCGCTCGATGAAGCGCGAGCCTATCTTTGCGACAAGGTGCTGGGGTCGCGTCTCGTCGCATGCACGCAGCTCGTGCTCGACGCGGGGAAGCCGGTCAACGCGATCTTGCCGTCGCCCGACGATTTGAAATTCCGGTCATCGATGACGCTGTTCGGGAAAGCGGCCAGCTCCGGCGAACCGATTTTCGCCGAAGCCATCGACACGCTGTGCGACGGTGAACCGGATGCCGCCACGCTTCGGCTTCTCGGCAACGCCTGA
- a CDS encoding glutathione S-transferase family protein — protein sequence MLKFYFNPTPNPMKVALFLEEAGLAYEPIPVDVRLGQQFEPEFLALNPNGKVPVIVDGGHAVFDSTAILLYLADKTGKFLPPNNTWAARGEMLSWLEFVGTGVGPFSGQARHFRSYATEKVPYAEKRYFFEAERHFRILDDRLKNRRHMVSYAYTIVDMAVWGWSRNVERVLGEGAWAKFPYLKRHCDEIEKRPAAQRALALKDRFTFVTETDEAARRHMFKHLDHEGVGL from the coding sequence ATGCTGAAGTTCTATTTCAACCCGACACCGAACCCGATGAAGGTTGCCCTGTTTCTCGAAGAGGCCGGGCTTGCCTACGAGCCGATCCCGGTGGACGTGCGGCTCGGTCAGCAGTTCGAGCCGGAATTCCTCGCGCTGAACCCGAACGGCAAGGTGCCCGTCATCGTCGATGGCGGCCACGCCGTGTTCGATTCGACCGCGATCCTGCTTTATCTCGCGGACAAGACGGGCAAGTTCCTGCCGCCGAACAACACCTGGGCCGCGCGCGGGGAAATGCTCTCGTGGCTTGAGTTCGTGGGGACCGGCGTCGGGCCTTTCTCGGGTCAGGCGCGCCATTTCAGGTCTTACGCCACGGAAAAGGTGCCCTATGCCGAGAAGCGCTATTTCTTCGAGGCCGAGCGGCATTTCCGCATCCTCGACGACCGGCTCAAGAATCGCCGCCATATGGTGAGCTACGCCTACACCATCGTGGACATGGCCGTGTGGGGCTGGTCGCGCAATGTGGAACGCGTGCTGGGCGAAGGCGCGTGGGCGAAGTTTCCCTATCTCAAGCGCCATTGCGACGAGATCGAGAAGCGGCCAGCGGCCCAGCGCGCCCTTGCGCTGAAGGACCGCTTCACCTTCGTGACAGAGACGGACGAGGCGGCTCGCCGTCATATGTTCAAGCACCTCGACCATGAAGGCGTGGGCTTGTGA
- a CDS encoding energy transducer TonB family protein codes for MANIAHLLRIPEADSGRAAPAGRGWGGVSLVAERATWVADLAGPVSSPLFARASVPTGALPRACDLVPERTATPPLRGSRRAIVAAVLAALALHFLVIAPLIPLSAPAPDDEVTQRLGMETGQPLNVSVISAEDLKRLNSNPSKVGEPEPAQPAPPQPDMEAEPTPPQEAQQPSPRQEQKPEPSTEQQKAASASPLESKSEKERPFDLESYIANFMKPARPDREAEQKSAAREAQPQRKVTRAGRVSGYRPGATSSGKSNEFERAVIWALGATTPMGNGKWGSVVVTFAVGDAGRVDGLRLIKSSGDNWLDQGALMAVRQAKLPVPPSGLTVGDRTFVVEYISTPKL; via the coding sequence TTGGCCAACATCGCTCACCTCCTTCGCATTCCGGAAGCCGATTCCGGGCGAGCCGCGCCGGCAGGTCGCGGATGGGGTGGCGTTTCCCTCGTGGCGGAGCGGGCGACCTGGGTTGCCGATCTCGCCGGGCCTGTGTCGTCGCCGCTTTTCGCCCGCGCCTCGGTCCCGACCGGTGCCTTGCCCCGGGCCTGCGATCTCGTGCCCGAGCGGACCGCGACGCCGCCGCTGCGCGGATCGCGGCGCGCGATTGTCGCGGCAGTCCTGGCGGCGCTGGCGCTGCATTTTCTGGTGATCGCGCCCCTGATTCCCTTGTCGGCGCCCGCTCCTGACGACGAGGTTACCCAGCGTCTCGGCATGGAGACCGGCCAGCCGCTGAACGTCTCCGTCATCTCGGCCGAAGATCTGAAGCGTCTGAACTCCAATCCATCCAAAGTGGGCGAGCCCGAGCCTGCGCAGCCCGCGCCGCCTCAGCCTGACATGGAGGCGGAACCGACGCCGCCGCAGGAGGCGCAGCAGCCCTCGCCTCGGCAGGAGCAGAAGCCAGAGCCTTCCACGGAGCAGCAGAAAGCCGCTTCTGCTTCGCCTCTTGAATCCAAATCCGAGAAAGAAAGACCGTTCGATCTGGAAAGTTATATCGCGAATTTCATGAAACCCGCCCGGCCCGATCGTGAGGCCGAGCAGAAATCGGCAGCGCGGGAGGCCCAGCCGCAACGCAAGGTTACGCGCGCAGGAAGGGTGAGCGGATATCGGCCGGGGGCGACGTCGAGCGGCAAATCGAACGAATTCGAGCGCGCGGTGATCTGGGCGCTCGGCGCCACGACGCCGATGGGCAACGGCAAATGGGGCAGCGTGGTCGTCACCTTCGCCGTGGGCGACGCGGGGCGCGTGGACGGTCTGCGGCTCATCAAAAGCAGCGGCGATAATTGGCTCGACCAGGGCGCGCTGATGGCTGTCCGGCAGGCGAAACTCCCGGTGCCGCCTTCCGGTTTGACGGTCGGCGACCGCACCTTCGTTGTGGAATATATTTCGACGCCGAAATTGTAG
- a CDS encoding glucan biosynthesis protein has translation MGTAAAALASKVFAAEGAGILSGPEIPFSFDKLIADAKALSEKPFEKAQVKDRDTLERLDFDEHQQIRFRSDSAIWVKGDGPYPIELFHPGKWFKEPVRIFVVNGTSAREVKYSSDLFSYGTSEFAKTLPPDTGFAGFRVMTAPGVPDWLAFLGASYFRSPAETGQYGLSARGLAIDTALNRPEEFPRFTQFWLEKPADGRKGVIVNALLDSPSITGAYRFDVEHPGRTVMDVRAHLFPRADIERVGIAPLTSMYWYGKPNRKVAVDWRPEIHDSDGLSIWSGGNERIWRPLNNPRSIQTSSFYDTNPKGFGLLQRERNYSQYEDDGAFYNKRPDVWVEPQGDWGEGAVQLVEIPTDDEIHDNIVAYWTPKEPFRRGQHREVRYKLYWSLEEPFPSPLAKVVATRVGAGGIPGRPRPRGLVKYVVDFEGGKLSELRRRGDIDVVITVSTGRVEREAVYPVVDSERWRVMFDYTAASETPVDIRVYLKKGNDALSETWLFQHLASLATL, from the coding sequence ATGGGAACGGCTGCCGCGGCGCTCGCGTCGAAGGTTTTCGCCGCCGAGGGAGCGGGAATTCTGTCCGGGCCGGAAATCCCCTTCTCGTTCGACAAGCTCATCGCCGACGCGAAGGCTCTATCCGAAAAGCCCTTCGAGAAGGCGCAGGTTAAGGACCGCGATACGCTGGAACGGCTCGATTTCGACGAGCATCAGCAGATCCGCTTCCGCTCCGATTCCGCGATCTGGGTCAAGGGCGACGGCCCCTATCCGATCGAGCTGTTTCATCCCGGCAAATGGTTCAAGGAGCCGGTGCGCATCTTCGTCGTGAACGGGACGAGCGCGCGCGAAGTCAAATACAGCTCCGATCTCTTTTCCTATGGCACGAGCGAATTCGCAAAGACGCTGCCGCCGGACACGGGCTTTGCCGGTTTCCGGGTGATGACCGCGCCCGGCGTGCCGGACTGGCTTGCGTTTCTCGGCGCCTCTTATTTCCGCAGTCCGGCCGAGACGGGGCAATACGGCCTTTCGGCGCGCGGCCTCGCCATCGACACCGCGCTCAACCGGCCCGAAGAGTTCCCGCGTTTCACCCAGTTCTGGCTGGAGAAACCGGCGGACGGGCGCAAGGGCGTGATCGTCAACGCGCTGCTCGATTCGCCGAGCATAACCGGCGCCTATCGCTTCGACGTCGAGCATCCGGGGCGCACGGTGATGGATGTTCGCGCGCATCTCTTCCCGCGAGCGGACATCGAGCGCGTCGGCATCGCGCCGCTTACCAGCATGTACTGGTACGGCAAACCGAATCGGAAGGTCGCGGTCGACTGGCGCCCCGAAATACACGACAGCGACGGCCTCAGCATCTGGTCGGGCGGCAATGAACGCATCTGGCGCCCGCTCAACAATCCGCGCTCGATCCAGACAAGCTCGTTCTACGATACCAACCCGAAAGGATTCGGCCTCCTCCAGCGCGAACGGAATTACTCTCAGTATGAGGACGACGGCGCGTTCTACAACAAGCGCCCGGACGTTTGGGTGGAGCCGCAGGGCGACTGGGGCGAGGGCGCGGTGCAACTCGTGGAGATTCCAACCGATGATGAGATCCACGACAACATCGTCGCCTACTGGACGCCGAAGGAGCCGTTCAGGCGCGGGCAGCATCGCGAGGTCCGCTACAAGCTTTACTGGAGTCTCGAAGAGCCGTTTCCGTCGCCGCTGGCGAAGGTGGTAGCGACGCGCGTAGGCGCAGGCGGAATTCCGGGGCGCCCCCGCCCGCGCGGTCTTGTCAAATATGTCGTGGACTTCGAGGGCGGCAAGCTTTCCGAGCTTCGGCGGCGCGGCGATATCGACGTCGTCATCACAGTGTCCACGGGCCGCGTCGAGCGCGAGGCCGTTTATCCCGTGGTCGATAGCGAACGCTGGCGGGTGATGTTCGATTACACCGCCGCGTCGGAAACGCCTGTCGATATTCGCGTTTATCTGAAGAAGGGCAATGACGCTCTGAGCGAGACCTGGCTTTTCCAGCATCTCGCATCGCTCGCGACGCTATAG
- a CDS encoding cold-shock protein, giving the protein MRQTGTVKFFNQAKGFGFITPDEGGKDVFVHISAVERSGVGVLDEGQRVTYETQPDPKGKGPKAVNLERAD; this is encoded by the coding sequence ATGCGCCAGACCGGAACGGTCAAATTTTTCAATCAGGCGAAGGGCTTTGGTTTTATCACGCCGGATGAGGGCGGCAAGGATGTGTTTGTGCACATCTCGGCTGTCGAACGCTCGGGCGTCGGGGTGCTCGACGAAGGCCAGCGGGTGACCTACGAAACCCAGCCGGACCCCAAGGGCAAGGGCCCCAAGGCGGTCAATCTCGAGCGCGCCGACTGA
- a CDS encoding TetR/AcrR family transcriptional regulator, giving the protein MSRPRAFDEDKALEAAAACFWAKGFAATSVRDLAAAMSITGASLYNAYGDKRGVFEAALYHYWNAGARTRMAAIEAKTSGLSAIEAFFAAGIERAAADCERKGCLIVNSALDVAPHDPGLANVIAGYLMEIKSFFVWHIETAIERGESPKSINPQTHAANLLAVHMGLRALSRCYSERAFLEAAVAPALAALRNQPHKEEVA; this is encoded by the coding sequence ATGAGCCGCCCCCGCGCATTTGATGAGGACAAGGCGCTCGAAGCTGCCGCCGCCTGCTTCTGGGCGAAGGGCTTCGCGGCGACGTCCGTGCGCGACCTGGCGGCCGCAATGAGCATCACGGGCGCGAGCCTTTACAACGCCTATGGCGACAAGCGCGGCGTGTTCGAGGCGGCGCTTTATCATTATTGGAATGCGGGCGCGCGGACCCGCATGGCTGCCATAGAGGCGAAGACGAGCGGGCTTTCCGCCATCGAGGCGTTTTTCGCGGCCGGGATCGAGCGCGCGGCAGCCGATTGCGAGCGCAAGGGCTGCCTGATCGTCAATTCGGCGCTCGACGTTGCGCCGCACGATCCGGGCCTCGCCAATGTGATCGCGGGCTACCTCATGGAAATCAAAAGTTTCTTCGTCTGGCACATCGAAACCGCCATCGAGCGCGGCGAGAGCCCGAAGTCCATCAATCCCCAGACGCACGCCGCGAATCTGCTCGCTGTGCACATGGGGCTGCGCGCCCTGTCGCGCTGTTATTCCGAGCGCGCGTTTCTTGAAGCGGCGGTAGCGCCCGCGCTCGCCGCGCTTCGCAACCAACCTCACAAGGAGGAAGTCGCATGA
- a CDS encoding F0F1 ATP synthase subunit B', protein MPQLQPGDFAPQLIWLAIIFTLFYVALSRLALPRIAQVLADRKAKLGGDLSAAREAQAAADQEAQRYETELANAKAKGNGTIRSAREKLEAEINDKRRALESELAAKAAETETKVKAILEKASGEMEAITADVVSDIVKELAGVDVTENEVREALRQGSKE, encoded by the coding sequence ATGCCACAACTGCAACCCGGCGATTTCGCTCCCCAGTTGATCTGGCTGGCGATCATTTTTACGCTTTTCTACGTCGCGCTTTCCCGCCTTGCGCTTCCACGCATCGCGCAAGTCCTCGCCGACCGAAAGGCGAAACTCGGCGGCGATCTCTCGGCTGCCCGAGAGGCGCAGGCCGCAGCCGATCAGGAAGCTCAGCGTTACGAGACCGAACTCGCCAACGCCAAGGCGAAGGGCAACGGCACGATCCGGAGCGCTCGCGAAAAGCTCGAAGCGGAAATCAACGATAAGCGGCGGGCGCTCGAATCAGAGCTTGCGGCCAAGGCCGCCGAAACCGAGACCAAGGTCAAGGCGATTCTCGAAAAAGCCTCCGGCGAGATGGAAGCCATCACCGCCGATGTCGTCAGTGATATCGTCAAGGAACTGGCCGGCGTCGACGTCACCGAAAACGAGGTTCGCGAGGCGCTGCGCCAGGGATCGAAGGAGTAA
- a CDS encoding O-methyltransferase — MTDIFSAVDSYIEGLFAKEDAALAAAVADMKAAQIPQISVSPVLGRLLFVLAKAVRARRILEIGTLGGYSAIWLGRALPQDGRMLSLEIDPRHAAIARGNLARAGLQDKVEVREGVALDILPRLIASGEPPFDFIFIDADKEPYLDYFELSLQLSKPGTMIVADNVIRHGAVIDPTRAEVPAVAGVKRLSDALATHPAVDATIIQTVGVKSHDGLVLAVVREMR, encoded by the coding sequence ATGACCGACATCTTTTCCGCTGTCGACAGCTATATCGAAGGCCTGTTCGCGAAGGAGGATGCAGCGCTTGCGGCGGCGGTCGCGGATATGAAGGCGGCTCAGATACCGCAAATCAGCGTTTCACCCGTCCTCGGGCGGCTGCTGTTCGTGCTCGCGAAGGCGGTCCGCGCCCGGCGGATTCTGGAAATCGGCACACTCGGCGGCTATAGCGCGATCTGGCTCGGCCGCGCGCTTCCGCAAGACGGCCGGATGCTTTCGCTCGAAATAGATCCGCGTCACGCAGCCATCGCGCGCGGCAACCTCGCCCGCGCGGGGCTGCAAGACAAGGTGGAGGTCCGCGAGGGCGTCGCGCTCGATATCCTGCCGCGCCTCATCGCCTCGGGCGAGCCGCCGTTCGACTTCATTTTCATCGACGCCGACAAGGAGCCCTATCTCGACTATTTCGAGTTGTCATTGCAGCTTTCGAAACCGGGAACGATGATCGTCGCGGATAATGTGATCCGCCACGGCGCGGTGATCGACCCGACTCGCGCCGAGGTTCCGGCGGTTGCAGGCGTGAAGCGACTTTCCGACGCGCTCGCCACTCACCCGGCTGTCGACGCAACCATCATCCAGACGGTGGGTGTGAAGTCTCACGACGGTCTTGTCCTGGCGGTCGTGCGGGAGATGCGATGA